One window from the genome of Cucumis melo cultivar AY chromosome 10, USDA_Cmelo_AY_1.0, whole genome shotgun sequence encodes:
- the LOC103488773 gene encoding pentatricopeptide repeat-containing protein At3g09040, mitochondrial-like isoform X2, translated as MKACADVEAYGFGSGVHCLSWKLGIEQNVFVGGSTLSMYARLGDITSAELVFEWMEKVDVGCWNAMIGGYTNCGLGLKALSAVSLLNCKGIKMDKFTIVSAIKACSLIQDLDSGKELHGFILRRGLISTAVMNALMDMYFISDRKNSALKTFNSMQTRDIISWNTVFVGSSNENEIVDLFGKFMIEGMKPNHITFSVLFRQCGVLLDSRLGFQFFSLAVHLGFLDETRVLSSIISMFSQIGLMEMVHSVFDSLVFKPVSAWNQLILAYSLNSFEMEAFRTFSSLLRYGVVANEYTYSIIVETACKSENPRICRQLHCASLKAGFGSHKYVSCSLIKCYILIGSLESSFEIFNQLEIVDMATYGAVISTLVHQNHIYEAIMFLNILMESGKKPDEFTFGSILNGCSSRAAYHQTKAIHSLVEKMGFGVHVHVASAIIDAYAKCGDIGSAQGAFEQSCQSNDVIVYNSMMMAYAHHGLAWEAIQTFEKMRIAKVQPSQASFVSVISACGHIGLVEQGRSLFQTMKSDYSMTPSRDNYGCLVDMLARNGFLYDARYIIESMPFSPWPAILRSLLSGCRIYGNRELGQWTAEKLLSMAPQNDATYVLLSKVYSEGNSWEDAANIRKEMTDRGVLKDPGYSRVET; from the coding sequence ATGAAGGCGTGTGCGGATGTTGAAGCCTATGGATTTGGTTCGGGTGTTCATTGTCTTTCTTGGAAACTTGGGATAGAGCAGAATGTCTTTGTTGGTGGTTCAACTTTGAGCATGTATGCAAGGCTTGGGGATATTACTTCTGCTGAGTTGGTTTTTGAATGGATGGAGAAAGTAGATGTTGGTTGTTGGAATGCCATGATTGGAGGCTATACTAACTGTGGTCTTGGCTTGAAAGCCCTGAGTGCTGTATCTTTGTTAAACTGCAAGGGTATAAAGATGGACAAGTTCACCATTGTTAGTGCTATCAAAGCATGCTCGTTGATTCAGGATTTAGATTCTGGAAAAGAGCTTCATGGGTTCATCCTTCGGCGAGGATTAATATCCACTGCAGTAATGAATGCTCTCATGGATATGTACTTCATAAGTGACAGGAAGAACTCTGCTCTAAAAACCTTTAACAGTATGCAAACCAGAGACATTATATCATGGAACACAGTATTTGTAGGCTCCTCCAATGAAAATGAAATCGTAGACTTGTTTGGCAAGTTCATGATAGAAGGCATGAAGCCTAACCATATCACTTTCTCGGTGCTATTTCGGCAATGTGGAGTACTACTTGATTCCAGACTTGGGTTTCAGTTCTTTTCTCTTGCAGTACATTTAGGTTTTCTTGATGAAACTAGGGTGTTGAGCTCAATTATTAGTATGTTTTCTCAAATTGGGTTAATGGAGATGGTACACTCAGTGTTTGACTCTCTAGTTTTCAAACCTGTATCTGCTTGGAATCAGTTAATTTTGGCATATAGCTTGAATTCTTTTGAAATGGAAGCCTTCAGAACCTTTTCCAGTCTATTGAGATATGGTGTTGTAGCAAATGAGTATACTTATTCCATCATTGTAGAGACTGCCTGCAAATCTGAGAACCCACGGATCTGCAGACAACTTCATTGTGCTTCATTGAAGGCTGGTTTTGGTTCTCACAAGTATGTTTCCTGTTCATTGATAAAATGCTATATCTTAATAGGATCCCTTGAAAGTTCCTTTGAGATCTTTAATCAACTTGAGATTGTAGACATGGCGACCTATGGAGCTGTGATATCTACCTTGGTTCACCAAAATCATATATATGAAGCCATTATGTTTCTGAATATTCTAATGGAATCTGGCAAGAAGCCCGACGAATTTACTTTCGGCAGCATATTGAATGGCTGCTCTAGCAGGGCGGCTTATCACCAAACAAAAGCAATCCATTCACTTGTAGAAAAGATGGGATTTGGCGTCCATGTGCATGTTGCTAGTGCAATTATAGACGCATATGCAAAATGTGGCGATATAGGAAGTGCACAAGGAGCATTCGAACAGTCATGTCAGTCCAATGATGTTATTGTATATAATTCTATGATGATGGCGTATGCTCATCATGGTCTTGCTTGGGAAGCGATCCaaacttttgaaaaaatgaGGATAGCTAAAGTACAGCCTAGTCAAGCCTCATTTGTCTCAGTTATTTCAGCCTGTGGTCACATAGGTCTTGTAGAACAAGGTCGTTCTTTATTTCAAACAATGAAGTCGGATTATAGTATGACACCATCTCGTGACAATTATGGTTGCTTAGTCGATATGCTGGCAAGGAATGGATTCCTTTACGATGCTCGATATATAATTGAGTCGATGCCTTTTTCACCTTGGCCTGCCATATTGAGATCTTTGCTCAGTGGATGTAGGATCTATGGAAATAGAGAATTGGGGCAATGGACTGCTGAAAAGTTACTTTCAATGGCTCCACAAAATGATGCAACCTATGTATTATTATCAAAGGTGTATTCTGAAGGGAATAGTTGGGAAGATGCTGCAAATATAAGAAAGGAGATGACAGATAGAGGGGTTCTGAAAGACCCAGGATATAGCAGGGTTGAGAcataa
- the LOC103488773 gene encoding pentatricopeptide repeat-containing protein At4g13650-like isoform X1 — MKISALGTGFVLLTNKALKFHPFFERFLSYSCNISVGRDPKTIASALSLSENTKSLILGAQIHGHMCKLGFDYDTFSMNNLLKMYCRCGFMCEGFKVFEEMPQRNVVSWSLIISSLPENGEFELCLESFLEMMRDGLMPNEFTFGSVMKACADVEAYGFGSGVHCLSWKLGIEQNVFVGGSTLSMYARLGDITSAELVFEWMEKVDVGCWNAMIGGYTNCGLGLKALSAVSLLNCKGIKMDKFTIVSAIKACSLIQDLDSGKELHGFILRRGLISTAVMNALMDMYFISDRKNSALKTFNSMQTRDIISWNTVFVGSSNENEIVDLFGKFMIEGMKPNHITFSVLFRQCGVLLDSRLGFQFFSLAVHLGFLDETRVLSSIISMFSQIGLMEMVHSVFDSLVFKPVSAWNQLILAYSLNSFEMEAFRTFSSLLRYGVVANEYTYSIIVETACKSENPRICRQLHCASLKAGFGSHKYVSCSLIKCYILIGSLESSFEIFNQLEIVDMATYGAVISTLVHQNHIYEAIMFLNILMESGKKPDEFTFGSILNGCSSRAAYHQTKAIHSLVEKMGFGVHVHVASAIIDAYAKCGDIGSAQGAFEQSCQSNDVIVYNSMMMAYAHHGLAWEAIQTFEKMRIAKVQPSQASFVSVISACGHIGLVEQGRSLFQTMKSDYSMTPSRDNYGCLVDMLARNGFLYDARYIIESMPFSPWPAILRSLLSGCRIYGNRELGQWTAEKLLSMAPQNDATYVLLSKVYSEGNSWEDAANIRKEMTDRGVLKDPGYSRVET, encoded by the coding sequence ATGAAAATCTCAGCTTTAGGAACTGGCTTTGTTCTTTTAACTAATAAAGCCCTTAAATTCCATCCATTTTTTGAACGCTTCTTATCTTATTCTTGTAATATCTCAGTTGGTAGAGACCCCAAAACCATTGCCTCTGCTCTCTCTCTATCTGAAAATACAAAATCATTGATTTTAGGTGCTCAAATACATGGTCATATGTGTAAATTGGGGTTCGATTATGATACTTTCTCCATGAATAATCTGCTTAAGATGTACTGTAGATGTGGGTTTATGTGTGAAGGCTTTAAGGTGTTTGAAGAAATGCCTCAGAGAAATGTAGTGTCTTGGAGTTTGATCATTTCAAGTTTGCCTGAGAATGGTGAGTTTGAATTGTGCTTGGAGAGTTTTTTGGAGATGATGAGGGATGGGTTGATGCCTAATGAGTTTACTTTTGGTAGTGTTATGAAGGCGTGTGCGGATGTTGAAGCCTATGGATTTGGTTCGGGTGTTCATTGTCTTTCTTGGAAACTTGGGATAGAGCAGAATGTCTTTGTTGGTGGTTCAACTTTGAGCATGTATGCAAGGCTTGGGGATATTACTTCTGCTGAGTTGGTTTTTGAATGGATGGAGAAAGTAGATGTTGGTTGTTGGAATGCCATGATTGGAGGCTATACTAACTGTGGTCTTGGCTTGAAAGCCCTGAGTGCTGTATCTTTGTTAAACTGCAAGGGTATAAAGATGGACAAGTTCACCATTGTTAGTGCTATCAAAGCATGCTCGTTGATTCAGGATTTAGATTCTGGAAAAGAGCTTCATGGGTTCATCCTTCGGCGAGGATTAATATCCACTGCAGTAATGAATGCTCTCATGGATATGTACTTCATAAGTGACAGGAAGAACTCTGCTCTAAAAACCTTTAACAGTATGCAAACCAGAGACATTATATCATGGAACACAGTATTTGTAGGCTCCTCCAATGAAAATGAAATCGTAGACTTGTTTGGCAAGTTCATGATAGAAGGCATGAAGCCTAACCATATCACTTTCTCGGTGCTATTTCGGCAATGTGGAGTACTACTTGATTCCAGACTTGGGTTTCAGTTCTTTTCTCTTGCAGTACATTTAGGTTTTCTTGATGAAACTAGGGTGTTGAGCTCAATTATTAGTATGTTTTCTCAAATTGGGTTAATGGAGATGGTACACTCAGTGTTTGACTCTCTAGTTTTCAAACCTGTATCTGCTTGGAATCAGTTAATTTTGGCATATAGCTTGAATTCTTTTGAAATGGAAGCCTTCAGAACCTTTTCCAGTCTATTGAGATATGGTGTTGTAGCAAATGAGTATACTTATTCCATCATTGTAGAGACTGCCTGCAAATCTGAGAACCCACGGATCTGCAGACAACTTCATTGTGCTTCATTGAAGGCTGGTTTTGGTTCTCACAAGTATGTTTCCTGTTCATTGATAAAATGCTATATCTTAATAGGATCCCTTGAAAGTTCCTTTGAGATCTTTAATCAACTTGAGATTGTAGACATGGCGACCTATGGAGCTGTGATATCTACCTTGGTTCACCAAAATCATATATATGAAGCCATTATGTTTCTGAATATTCTAATGGAATCTGGCAAGAAGCCCGACGAATTTACTTTCGGCAGCATATTGAATGGCTGCTCTAGCAGGGCGGCTTATCACCAAACAAAAGCAATCCATTCACTTGTAGAAAAGATGGGATTTGGCGTCCATGTGCATGTTGCTAGTGCAATTATAGACGCATATGCAAAATGTGGCGATATAGGAAGTGCACAAGGAGCATTCGAACAGTCATGTCAGTCCAATGATGTTATTGTATATAATTCTATGATGATGGCGTATGCTCATCATGGTCTTGCTTGGGAAGCGATCCaaacttttgaaaaaatgaGGATAGCTAAAGTACAGCCTAGTCAAGCCTCATTTGTCTCAGTTATTTCAGCCTGTGGTCACATAGGTCTTGTAGAACAAGGTCGTTCTTTATTTCAAACAATGAAGTCGGATTATAGTATGACACCATCTCGTGACAATTATGGTTGCTTAGTCGATATGCTGGCAAGGAATGGATTCCTTTACGATGCTCGATATATAATTGAGTCGATGCCTTTTTCACCTTGGCCTGCCATATTGAGATCTTTGCTCAGTGGATGTAGGATCTATGGAAATAGAGAATTGGGGCAATGGACTGCTGAAAAGTTACTTTCAATGGCTCCACAAAATGATGCAACCTATGTATTATTATCAAAGGTGTATTCTGAAGGGAATAGTTGGGAAGATGCTGCAAATATAAGAAAGGAGATGACAGATAGAGGGGTTCTGAAAGACCCAGGATATAGCAGGGTTGAGAcataa